One Amaranthus tricolor cultivar Red isolate AtriRed21 chromosome 1, ASM2621246v1, whole genome shotgun sequence DNA window includes the following coding sequences:
- the LOC130827142 gene encoding GDSL esterase/lipase At1g71691 yields MKNLVVLLMVIMSRCVAQDQDYPPSNVRKKELVPAMFVFGDSLIDNGNNNDLPSFAKANYFPYGIDFNAGPTGRFSNAYTIVDKIAELLGLPLIPAYSQATGNQVLHGVNYASAAAGILDVTGRNFVGRIPFNQQMSNFETTLDTITASRGADDVSRSIAQCLFFVGMGSNDYLNNYLMPNYPTRNQYNAQQFANLLVQQYTIQLTKLYNLGARKFAIAGLGAMGCIPSILAQSPTGKCSDSVNALVQPFNANVKTMINNLNTKLPGAKFIYIDIANMFRDILTHPASYGFRVIDRGCCGIGRNQGQITCLPFETPCMNREEYVFWDAFHPTSHVNVILGQRAFNGGPDVAYPMNIQQLAALDLEPDS; encoded by the exons atgaagaatttagTAGTGTTATTGATGGTTATTATGAGTAGATGTGTAGCCCAAGACCAAGATTATCCACCGTCGAATGTGAGAAAGAAAGAGTTGGTTCCTGCTATGTTTGTGTTTGGAGACTCTTTGATTGACAATGGAAACAATAATGATCTTCCTTCTTTTGCGAAGGCTAATTATTTTCCATATGGTATCGACTTTAATGCTGGTCCTACTGGCCGTTTCTCTAATGCCTACACCATTGTTGATAAAATTG CGGAGTTATTAGGTCTTCCATTGATACCAGCATACTCACAAGCAACGGGAAATCAAGTCCTTCATGGTGTCAATTATGCCTCCGCTGCTGCTGGTATTCTTGATGTAACTGGCAGGAATTTT GTAGGACGCATCCCATTTAATCAACAAATGAGCAACTTTGAGACGACACTGGACACAATAACAGCCAGTCGTGGGGCAGATGATGTGAGTAGAAGCATCGCACAATGCTTGTTCTTTGTGGGAATGGGCAGTAATGATTACCTTAACAATTATCTTATGCCTAATTATCCTACTCGTAACCAATATAATGCCCAGCAATTTGCCAACCTCTTGGTTCAACAGTATACCATTCAGCTTACT AAATTGTATAATCTGGGTGCACGAAAATTTGCAATAGCGGGATTAGGAGCAATGGGTTGCATCCCAAGTATATTGGCACAAAGCCCTACAGGAAAATGTTCGGATTCTGTCAACGCCCTTGTACAACCTTTTAATGCTAATGTCAAGACCATGATCAACAATCTCAACACCAAACTACCTGGTGCTAAATTCATTTACATTGACATTGCGAATATGTTCCGAGACATCCTCACTCATCCTGCCTCTTACG GATTTAGAGTAATTGATCGAGGATGTTGCGGAATAGGGAGAAACCAAGGGCAAATAACATGCCTACCATTTGAAACACCATGCATGAACAGAGAAGAGTATGTTTTCTGGGATGCATTTCATCCAACATCGCACGTTAATGTTATCTTAGGGCAGAGGGCCTTTAATGGCGGACCAGATGTGGCATACCCTATGAACATTCAGCAGCTTGCTGCTCTTGATCTTGAACCAGATAGCTAA